A single region of the Mycobacterium avium subsp. avium genome encodes:
- a CDS encoding GAP family protein: protein MLSKLVALAAVIALSPITVIPAVLVLHAPRPRPASLAFLGGWVLGLVGLTTAFVGGSELLSGLHATPPKWASWVRLVFGVALLALAAYHWFTRHRQRSMPRWMRSFAALSPVRAGVVGAVLVPLRPEVLILCAAAGLAVGNSSLSAGAQLVAAAIFVVLAASTVAVPILVYVGAGDRFDDALERLKAWMEANHDAMLAVILLLIGLIVLYNGIRALA from the coding sequence GTGCTGAGCAAGCTGGTGGCGCTGGCGGCGGTCATCGCGCTCTCGCCGATCACGGTCATTCCCGCGGTGCTGGTGTTGCACGCGCCCCGCCCGCGCCCGGCCAGCCTCGCCTTCCTCGGCGGCTGGGTGCTGGGCCTGGTCGGGCTCACCACCGCGTTCGTCGGTGGTTCGGAGCTGCTCAGCGGCTTGCACGCGACCCCGCCGAAATGGGCGTCCTGGGTGCGGCTGGTCTTCGGGGTCGCGCTCCTCGCGTTGGCCGCCTACCACTGGTTCACCCGGCACCGGCAGCGCAGCATGCCGCGCTGGATGCGCTCGTTCGCCGCGCTGTCGCCGGTGCGGGCCGGGGTGGTGGGGGCGGTGCTGGTGCCGCTGCGGCCCGAGGTGCTCATCCTGTGTGCGGCAGCCGGTTTGGCCGTCGGCAACAGCAGCCTGAGCGCGGGCGCCCAGCTGGTCGCCGCCGCGATCTTCGTCGTGCTGGCCGCGTCGACGGTGGCCGTCCCGATCCTGGTCTACGTCGGTGCCGGGGACCGCTTCGACGATGCGCTGGAGCGCCTCAAAGCGTGGATGGAAGCCAACCACGACGCGATGCTGGCGGTCATCCTGCTGCTGATCGGGTTGATCGTGCTCTACAACGGGATTCGCGCGCTGGCCTGA
- a CDS encoding mannitol dehydrogenase family protein, protein MKLNAHNLTGLKIPVPTYDRSQIGIGIAHFGVEGFHRAHQAMYLDRLLNDGLARDWGICGIGVLPDDRRMRDALRSQDYLYTLILEHPDGTQEPRVIGSIVDFRYAPEDPGSVVDLLADPATRIISLTITEGGYQPPLSAAFELVAEALNRRRERGLPSPTIVSCDNIIKNGDVARRAFTAHAEQVNPELAQWMRENTTFPNSMVDRITPTPTPDLVDRLAAEFGVQDAEPVVAEPFAMWVLEDDFADGRPPLDKAGVRLVDDVAPYEAIKLRLLNAGHQGLCYFAYLAGYREVHEAAQDPVIAEFLARYMDSEAMPTLPRMPGLEDFRDGLIPRFANAYVGDQVARLCADSSDHIPKWLLPVVHDNLRSGGPVQLSAAIVASWARYAEGVDEQGRPIEVVDRLADTLVPLARSQRENPDAFLANRAVFGDLIDAPRFREAYRWALDSLHRRGARATLRALIGADGS, encoded by the coding sequence GTGAAGCTGAACGCACATAACCTGACCGGTCTCAAAATCCCCGTCCCGACCTATGACCGTAGCCAAATCGGCATCGGCATAGCGCATTTCGGCGTCGAGGGTTTTCATCGCGCCCACCAGGCCATGTACCTGGACCGCTTGCTGAACGACGGTCTCGCCCGGGACTGGGGCATCTGCGGTATCGGCGTGCTGCCCGACGACCGGCGCATGCGCGACGCGCTGCGCAGCCAGGACTACCTCTACACGCTGATCCTGGAACATCCCGACGGCACCCAGGAGCCGCGCGTCATCGGATCCATCGTCGACTTCCGTTACGCGCCTGAGGATCCCGGTTCCGTCGTCGATCTGCTGGCCGATCCCGCCACCCGGATCATCTCGCTCACCATCACCGAGGGCGGCTACCAGCCGCCGCTCAGCGCGGCGTTCGAGTTGGTGGCCGAGGCGCTGAATCGGCGACGGGAGCGCGGCCTGCCCTCTCCGACGATCGTCTCCTGCGACAACATCATCAAAAACGGAGACGTGGCCCGGCGCGCCTTCACTGCCCACGCCGAGCAGGTCAATCCCGAACTCGCGCAATGGATGCGGGAGAACACCACCTTCCCCAACTCGATGGTCGACCGGATCACCCCGACGCCCACACCAGACCTCGTCGACCGGTTGGCCGCCGAGTTCGGCGTGCAGGACGCCGAGCCGGTGGTGGCCGAGCCGTTCGCCATGTGGGTGCTCGAGGACGACTTCGCCGACGGGCGGCCCCCGCTGGACAAGGCCGGCGTGCGGCTGGTCGACGACGTGGCGCCCTACGAGGCGATCAAGCTGCGGCTGCTCAACGCCGGCCATCAGGGCCTGTGCTATTTCGCCTACCTGGCCGGATACCGCGAGGTGCACGAGGCCGCGCAGGATCCGGTGATCGCGGAATTCCTTGCCCGCTACATGGATTCGGAGGCGATGCCGACGCTGCCGCGGATGCCCGGTCTGGAAGACTTCCGGGACGGCCTCATCCCCCGCTTCGCCAACGCCTATGTGGGCGACCAGGTGGCCCGGCTGTGCGCGGACTCCTCCGACCATATCCCGAAGTGGCTGTTGCCGGTGGTGCACGACAACCTGCGCTCCGGCGGCCCGGTGCAGCTGTCCGCGGCGATCGTCGCGAGCTGGGCTCGCTACGCCGAGGGCGTCGACGAACAGGGCCGCCCGATCGAGGTGGTGGACCGGCTCGCCGACACCCTGGTGCCGCTCGCCCGCTCGCAGCGCGAGAATCCGGACGCGTTCCTGGCCAACCGTGCGGTGTTCGGCGACCTGATCGACGCACCGCGCTTCCGCGAGGCCTACCGGTGGGCCCTGGACTCGCTGCACCGGCGCGGCGCGCGCGCGACGTTGCGGGCGCTGATCGGGGCCGACGGGTCGTGA
- a CDS encoding GAP family protein: protein MAGSWGTVLTGLVPLGLVISLSPLTVIPAVLVLQAPRPRPSSLAFLGGWLLSLAALTALAVAASHLLGGLDRSPPRWSSWLRVVLGAGLIGYGIFRWHTRHRHSESPAWMRSFASITPARAGITGAVLAVVRPDVALICVPAGLAIGSSGLGPIGDWMAALFFVAVAASSVAIPILAYLAAGSRLDDALARLRDWMDRNNAALLAAVLVVIGAMVLYHGIDAL from the coding sequence ATGGCAGGAAGCTGGGGCACCGTGCTGACCGGGCTGGTGCCGCTGGGGCTGGTCATCTCGTTGTCGCCGCTCACCGTCATCCCGGCGGTGCTGGTGCTGCAGGCGCCGCGGCCGCGGCCGAGCAGCCTGGCGTTCCTGGGCGGCTGGCTGCTGAGCCTGGCCGCGCTGACCGCGCTCGCCGTCGCGGCCTCGCACCTGCTCGGCGGCCTGGACAGGTCGCCGCCGCGGTGGTCGTCGTGGCTGCGGGTGGTGTTGGGGGCGGGGCTGATCGGCTACGGCATTTTCCGGTGGCACACCCGGCACCGGCACAGCGAGTCGCCGGCCTGGATGCGGTCATTCGCCAGCATCACCCCGGCCCGCGCCGGCATCACCGGGGCGGTGCTCGCGGTCGTGCGCCCGGATGTGGCGCTCATCTGCGTCCCGGCCGGATTGGCCATCGGCAGCAGCGGACTCGGCCCGATCGGCGACTGGATGGCCGCGCTGTTCTTCGTCGCGGTCGCGGCGTCCAGCGTCGCGATCCCGATACTGGCCTATCTGGCGGCCGGCAGCCGCCTCGACGACGCGCTGGCCCGGCTCCGGGACTGGATGGACCGCAACAACGCCGCCCTGCTCGCGGCGGTCCTGGTGGTGATCGGCGCGATGGTGCTCTACCACGGGATCGACGCCCTGTAG